TCGCGTCGGTGCTGCGCGAACTGGGGGACTTCCGCGAGGTGCACGCGCTGGCGCGGGACGACCACGGCAGACGGCGCTTCGTGGACGTGTCGGGGCTGCGGGCGGGGGACCTGGACCTGGCGTTCATCCGCGACGCCGGGGGGTGGGTGGTCGCGGTGGTGGTGCGCTCGCCCGGGGACGAGGAGCGGGTGCAGCAGGTGCGGCGTTGGGCCCGTGGCACGTCGGAGACCGCGCCGCGTTCGCTGCTGTTCCTCGCCTCCCGCTCCGGTGACGGCTACCTCGGGGTCCGCCGCGACGGGCGCCTGATGCCGTCGCTGTCCGCGCGGCGGCTGACCGAGGTGCTGCGGGACGACCAGGACGTCCGGGACGCGGCGGGTGACACGGTGGACCTGGTCTTCGTGTTCGCCGCGCTCGACGGCGCCACGGTCGGGGCGGAGGACTTCGCGCGCGGCATGGCACGGGGTGGCTACTCCCGGACGGTCGGCTGGCCCGACGGCACCCTGGTGCTCCGCGAGGACGGGACGCACACGGTGGTGGACGGGACTGTCCGGGTGATCCTCCCCGCCACGCCCGAGCCCGACGACGTGATCACCCACCCGCTGATGGGACGCACGGCGCAGGTGGAGGGTCAGTTCTACGTCCGGGACTGGAGCGACCTCGTGAAGATGTCGGCCGAATACGTGATCGAGAGAGGTGACGCCTACGCCGTCCGGGAAGTCGGGAGCAACTCCATCGCGCCGATGGGGTACCGCAAGAAGTGGCGGGATCAGGCGGTGCGGTCGTGGTCCATCGCCATGCACGGCGGCCCCGGCAAGGGGATCGGCAGGCTGCGCACGGGTCACCCCGACCGGTTCGGTGACCGGGTGGAGCTCGACTCCGGGAACATCGGCCACGTCCTGACCCGCAACCGGGTGTACTTGTCGGTGCCGCACCCCGCCGGTGAGCACAAGGTGGCGACCATCTGCCACTTCGGCGTGCCCGGCCCGGACGGTGTCTCCCTCGCCGCCCACGCTCGTCAGGCGTTCGAGCGGGCGGAGAGCGCCACGGTGGTGCTCTGGGCCGCGGACCAGGCGATGGAGCTGGACGTCGTCTCCGGCATGCGGGCGGTCCGCGCCGGCGGCCGCTACCGCCGGGCGCCACTGCCCAGCCTGCTGGCCGAGGAATCCTCCAACGGTGACGGCGACGACCCCGTTCCCGGGGCGCAGCCGTCCCTCCCGCAGGAGGAGCCGATGCCCTACGGGCCGGCCGGTGCGGGCGCGGCCTTCCCCCCGCCCTCCTCCCGGACCGCCCCCGGCGGCGTTCGGGTGTCGCTGGCCCCGACGACGTCGGGCGCGGTGGCCGTCGCGTTCCCCCGGGGGGAGGCGGACCTGGCGCGGTGGCGGGCGCTGCACCCGCGCCTCCCCGCCGAGGCGGGTGGCCCCGCGCGGGTCGTCCTGTTCGCGCACGCGGACAGCGGCGGGTTCCTGGTCGACGGCGGGTGGCACGGTGGCGCCCGGCTCGCCGCCGAGGCGTGGCACGACCCCGGTGTCCGGGCCGCCGGGCCGACCGCGCCGGTGCTGCTCCTGGTGGACCGGCCCGAGGGCCACGTGCCCGCCGCGCGCGAGTTCGCCGACGCGCTGCGCGGCGACGGTCCCTTCCGCGAGGTGTTCGTCAACACCGGCCCCGTGGTTCTCGACCCCGTGCACGGACACGTCGACATGGTCCGCGCGCGCTTCGTGCGGGTGGCGCTGCCGCGGACCGACGACCTGTTGTGGACGCCCTTGCACGACGTCCACGGCGCCGACCGGGGCATCGCGTTCACCGTCGACGGGGAGGTGCGGGCCACCCTGCGAGCCTCCGCCGCCTTGAGCGACGACCACGTGCGGCGCGTGCTGGCGTCCGGTCCTCCCGAAGCCCGGCGAACCACCACGGCACCGTGGGCGATGACCACGGACGGCACCTGGGCCAGGCCGTTCGAGGTCAGGCTCGACGGTGAGGCCGGCGCGTACGCCGTGGGGCTGCGCGACGGCCGCGAACTGGCGCTGTCCGCCGCGGACGGGGCGCGGGTGGTGGCCGGTCACGAGCACTACCGCCGCCTGGCGGGCGGGTCCGTTCGGCGACCGCTGCTGCTGGTGGCGCACACCGAGCACGACGGCGACGCGCCGAACCGGGAGTTCCTCGCCGCGCTGCGGGAGCTGGAGGGGCCCCGGCGGTCCTTCGAGTACTCGGGGCCGGTCGCGGTCAGCGCGCACTCCGGTGTGCTCACCACCCTGGGCCGGAACGGATTCGCCCCCGGACCCGACCCGGCCTCCGCCCCCGTGGTGCTGCGGAGGCACGGCGACGTGTTCCACCTCCCGGCACCCGGTCGGGGGGTTCCCGACGACCTGGCCCGGATCGCCGACGCGGTCGTGCGCGGGCGGTGGACCGACCCGGCCTGGGGCGACCGGGAACCCGTCGTCGTGGTGCTGACCTCAGACCGCCTGCACGCCGACGTCACCCCGACCGCCGGCGGCGGCGCGCTCCAGCTCGACGGCCACGAGACCGCCGCGGTCCTGCTGCGCGACGAGGGCTTCGCCGCCCTGCTGGAGGCCGACCCGGACCGGCCGGTCGTACTGATCGGCGAGGACGCGGGCAGCCGGGTGGGGATCGGCGGGGTCGGGTTCGACTTCGCCTCGGCGCTGCGCGCCGCGCGCGACTTCCGCGGTGTCCACGCCCTGACCCGCGACGAGGACGGCACGACGCGCTTCGCGGACGTGTCGGGGCTGCGTGCCGGGGACATCCGGATCTCACTGGTGGTCAACGCCAGGGAGCACGTGGTCGCGGTGGTGGTCCGCTCACCCGGCGACGAGGAGCGGTTGGACCAGGTGGGCCGGTGGGCCTGGAACTCGACCCCGTCGAAGACCGCCTGGGTCCGGCGCACCGACGACGGCGAGTGGGAGGAGTCGCCGTGGTCGCCGCGCTTCCAGCCGCTGCTGTTCCTGGCGGGCAGGTCCGGTGACGGCTACGCGGCGCTGCGCTCGGACGGCCTGCCCCTGGAGCTGTCCGGCACGGATCTCGCGGCGCCGCTGCGCGACCACCAGGACCTGCGCGACGTCGCGGGCGACACCCCGGCGGTGGCGTTCGCGCTGGCAGCCCTCGACGGCGAGACCGTCGGGGCGGAGGAGTTCGCCGCCGGCATGGTGCCGGGTGGCTATTCCCGGGAGGTCCACCACCCCGTCGGGCGCCTGCTGCTCCACGAGGACGGCACCCTCGGTCTCGACGGCCACTTCGAGACCGTGGAGCGGGTGCCGCCACATCCCGACGCCGTGCTCGCGGACGCCCTGCTGGAACCGGGGACGGGGCGCGTCGAGGGGCAGTTCTTCCCGGTCACCGAGCAGGACCGGGCAGTCATGTCGATCGCCAGGGTGCTGGAGGCCAAGGCGGGCCGCCCGTACTACGTCAGCACCGCGTCGGTGCCCGACGTGGACGGCAACCCGGCGGTCGCCGATTCCACGCACCCCACCCCGTGGACGGGGGCCGTGCCGTCGTGGTTCTTCGACATGCACGGCGGCCTCGACGGGGAGCAGGAGGTCCGCCTGCGCACCGGGCACCCCCACCGCCACGGCGACGAGGTGATGCTGGGCCCACTCACCACCGGGCGGGTGCTGACCGGCAACCGGATCTACCTGTCGGTGCGGCACCCGGCGGGCGAGGCGAAGGTCGCGACGGTCTGCTACCTCGGGCGGCCGACGCGCGACGGCCGCCCGTCGGCCGCGTCCTACCTGCGCGCCGCGTTCCAGAAGGCCGAACACGCCCGGGTGGCCCTCTACGCGGTGACCGCCGAGGTCAGCGTGCACGCCCACACGGGGCTGCGGGTGGTGCGGGACGGCGGCACCTACCGCCGCGTGACGCTGCCCGGCGAGGTCGACGACGCCCCCGACGACGAGGTGCCGGCCCACGTCACGCTGCCCGTCGGCGTGGCGTTCCCCGTCCGCCCGTGACAGCCGTGCCGGGCCGTTGGGGAAGTGGTGCCTGCCTCAACGCGCCCGGTGCCCGCCGCGCAGGTTGTCCGCGCGGGGCGCGGGCCGTGCAATGAACCCACCCGATATCCCCGAATGACGCGTGACAGGAGGACGACGTGGAGGCGGACGCCGACGTCGAGAACTGGTTCCTGCTGATGGACCCCTCGTGGGAACCGCAGACCGAGGACGAGGCGCCGCCCCTGGAAGCCGTGGTGGGCCTGTGGCCGGTGAAGCCGGACGGCGCCCTCGGTCCCTTCCGGACCAACCCCGGCTACCTGCCCTCGAACCCCGACTCGCCGGCCGACCCGATGGACGCGATGCTGCGGTTGGTGATCAGCGGTGACGCCGAGGTCGAGCAGTTCCAGCTGCTGATGCGCGACTCGCTGTTCGACATCGCCATGAACGGCGACGACCGCCCGCTGGTGATGCGCTCGCCGGACGACGTGCCCTGCGTGGTGATCGCCACCTCCGAGGTGCACCGCCTGCGCGTCAGCTCCCCGGACTGGCGGCGGATCGACCTGGTCGAACTGGTGAACATGCTGGCCGACGACGTGGACGTGCTGTTCAACCCCGGCGGCCCGGCCTCCGTGCGACTGGTCGGCGACTTCATGCGCCGGGCCCTCGCCCTGTCCGACGAGGAGGCGGGCGCGACCTACCAGCGCTTCCACGGCGGGCAGTCGCTGGAGGTGCTGCCCTGGGAGGTGCCGCCGGTCCCGGGCGGCCGGACCGCCACCGAGACCACCACCGAGCCGGAGTTCGCCACCATCGCCGCCACCGCCGAGCCGGAGTTCACCACCACCGAGCCGGCGGCCGACGAGAGCGCCCCTCCGACGGCCGTTCCCCGCCCCGAAGCCTGAACCGGTTGGATGACGCCACGAACCCGCCCACGCTCTCTGCGGGCGGGTTCGTGGCTGTGCTTCCGGCGTGTGCCGCTTCCGGGTTCGGCTGCCCGGCGGTGTGGACCACCGCCGGGCAGCCTGGGGCGGCTACCTGTGGGCGTGCGCCTTGATGACCGGCGAGTAGTAGCTGCCGGAGGTGTGGAACACGTCGTTCGACCGGTCGGTGGTGTAGTACCGGGTTGCGAGGGCCTTGTTCTGCGGGGTGTCCGGCTTGACGACGATGCCGACGCTCTCCCCGCCGGTGTGGGTGGTCACGACGCACTGGTTGGTCCAGGCGGTGGCGGAGTAGGAGCTGCGGCCCTGCACGTAGGTCGGGAAGTAGGCGGAGACGTGGAAGTCGTCCGCGTAGTTGCAGAGAGTGAAGCTGTAGGTGGCCGCTGACGCCGTGCCGGCGGTGGCCGTGGCGATGGTCGCGACGAGGGCGCCGACGGCGAGGGACGACAGCGCGGTGCGGAGGGCGCGGAGGCTGAACACGGGACTCCTTGCAGGGTGTTGCGGGTGGTGTCCCGCGCAGTCTGGCCACGGCGCGCCGCCCGCCGCTGCGGTCCGGGAGCCTTTGTGCCCGAACGGCTACACCGCCTTTCCCGGTCGCGCGATCATGGTGGTTCCCGGAGGACCTCGCCGCTCGCGGGGTGGCCTAATCGGCTCAACGGCGTCGTGGTGCCGCCGATCTGGATGCGGAGGAACGGGTTGATGTTCATCGCGCCGAAGTGGCTCAGGCGGCTGAACCGGCGGGTCGCGAGGGTGAACCGACAGGTCGCGCGGACGTGGTCCGGGTCGGTGCGCCGGCCGGCCGTGGTCGCGGTCGCGGTGGTGACCGCCCTGGCCGCGGGGATCGGCTGGGCCGTGGTCGCGGGCCTCGGCGGCGACCAGGCCGCGAGCGCGCCGGCGGGCGTCTCCGCCCGCTCCGAGGCCCCGTTGCCGCGTGCCGCGACCTCCACCCCGGTTCCCCCCGCGTCCTCCTCGTCCGCCGAGCCCGTTCCCGCGCCACCGCCCGCACCCGTCGTCGCGCCGGCCGGTGACCCCCGGTCCGGCGGTTCCCCGGCGCCCTCCGGCGGCGAGGCGTGCGGTCGGTTCTTCGACGACTTCCGCTACGCCTCCAGCGGCGACGGGCGGTTCACCGCGGCCGGGTGGACGGCGCGGTCCGAGTCGGGCGGACCCGGGCCGCGGGGTGCGCGCTGGTCACCGGGCGACATCACCTTCCCGTCCGTCGAGGGCGAGCAGGTCGCCCAGCTCAGCGCCTCCACCGACGGGACGAACGCCGGCACCAGCCAGGCCGAGCTCGTGCAGCAGGAGCGCCGGTTCGGCCACGGCACCTACGCCAGCCGCGTCCGGTTCACCGACGCACCGATCACCGGCGCGGACGGCGACCACGTCATGCAGGCGTACCTCACGATCACGCCGCTGCGCGGCGACGACGACCCGCTCTACAGCCAGCTGAGCTTCACCGAGTACACCCCCAACGGGGCGTGGGGCGGGCGCGACCCGCTGCGCAGCCATGCGAGCGTCCACACGATCCGGTCGGAGCCCTACGAGGCCGACCAGGCCGTCACCTCGACCCCGGGGGGCTTCGGCGGGTGGCACACGGTCGTCACCCAGGTAGGCGGGGGACACGTGCGGTACCACGTGGACGGTGTGCTGGTCGCCGACCACGTGGACGACGGAAAGGGGCGCTCGGTGCTGCCCCGTCAGCCGATGTCGTTGAACTACAACCTGTGGTTCATCGACCTGGAGGGCCACCGCGGCGGGGTCAGCACGTACGTCCAGCAGGTCGACTGGACCTACTACGCCCAGGACGAGCTCGTCGCGCCCGCCGACGTGCAGGGGCAGGTCGCCGCCCACCGCGCCGCGAGCTCCGCCCGGGTGGACACGCTGCGCGGAGGCGAGCGGACACCGCCGCGTTGCCGTTCCTGACCCGCGCCGCCCGGATGCCGATCGGAGCGTCCGGACACCACGCCCGGCCTGTCGCGCAACGGCAGATGGGCCACGGGGCGACCCCCATCCGGAGGATTGCCCGGTATCCGCCGGGCGTGTGGGATGCGGGTCCGGGAGTGGTGAGGAGATCTTTGGTGAACGATGAGGCGTACCGGGACAAGGTCGCGCTGGTCACCGGTGCCGCGCACGGCATCGGCGCGGCGGTCGCGCGCAGGTTGGCGGGCGGTGGCGCGCGCGTGGTGGTCGCCGACCTGGACGCCGAGGCGGGCGCGGCCGTCGCCGACGAGATCGGTGGCCTGTTCGTCCCGTGCGACGTGCGCGCGGCAGGCGACAGCGCAGCCGCGGTCGAGGCGGCCGTAGAGGAGTTCGGGGGACTGGACATCGCGTGCCTGAACGCCGGTGTGGTGACCGGTGGTGACGGCGGGTTCGACGTCGAGCACTACCGCGAGGTCTTCGCCGTGAACGTCGACGGCGTCGTCTACGGCGTCCAGGCGGCCCTGCCGGCCCTGCGGGCGCGCGGTGGCGGGCGGATCGTGGCGGTGGCGAGCCTGGCCGGGCTGGTGCCCGTGCCGTTCGACCCGTTCTACGGCGCCAGCAAGGCGGCCGTCGTGAACTACGTGCGGTCGCTGGCGCCGCTGATCGCCCACGAGGGCATCCGCCTGAACGCGTTCTGCCCGTCCTTCACCGACACCACGGCCATCGACGGCTTCCGCGGTTTCATCCGAGACGCGGGCCTGCCGGTGATGGAGGTCGCGACCGTCGTCGACGCGGTGGAGTCGGTCCTGGCCTCACCGGGAACCGGCGAGGCCTGGTACGTCCAGTCCGGGCGGCCCAGCGAACCGATGGCCTTCGCCTCCCCGCCCGACCCCGTTCCCACGGCCTGATCGCCCCGGCCGCGCACGGCGCACACCGCTCCGGTGGGCGTCGTGCGCGGTCAGGGCGTCGGTCGCGGGTCAGCCGCCGCTCGACGCCACCCGGTCCCGACACCGCCGCAGGTCCCAGGTCGCGCCGAACCGCCGGTAGAGCCGATCGACCTCGGCGAGCACCGTGTCCGCGGACGCGCCATCCGCGCCCGAACCTCGGGCGAGCAGGACCGCCGCGTCCTCCAGCACCGCCGCCAGCTCGACCGCGCGGCCGACCGACCGGTAGTGCCCGGCGACGCCGAGCAGCACGTGCGGGTCACCCACCAGCAGTCCCCGGCAGTGGGCCGCGGCGGCCGCGGCCCGCGCCGGGAGCACCTCCCGCGCGGCTTCCTCCTCGCACACCTCCAGCGCCTCGCGCGCCACGTCCCCCCAGTCCGCGTCCAGGGCGAGCCGCACCAGGTACGGGAGCCACTGGTGGCGCAGCACCAGCGGAGCCTCCTCGGGGCGCAGCAGGGGGGAGAGCACGCGGACCGCCTCGTCCAGGGAGTCCCGCTGCTCGGCCGCCAGCGCCCAGGCCACCAGCAGGAAGTCCGCGCTCTCCCGCTCGGCGGTGGTCATCCTGGCGTACGCGCCGACCGCGTCCAGGTGCACGGCGGCGTTGGCGCGCTCGTCGCGGTGCAGCGAGATGAGCGCCGAGACGCCCCGCAGCAGCGCGGTGCCGGGACCGGGTTCCCGGACCAGGTCGAAGGTCAACCCCCGCGCTTCGCGGTTGACCCCGCTCAGCTCCACCAGCGCGCGGTCCCAGTCGCCCGTCCAGTAGTGGTGCACGGCGAAGGGGACCTGCATCCTGGCCGACAGGCCGTGGTGGGAGACCGCCGTCCGGGCCTCCAGCAGCGCGGTCTCCGCGTCGTCGAGGCGGTCGAGGTTCTGGAGCGTGAACGCCCGGTTGTCCAGCAGGTCGCAGCGCGCCTCGACCAGCTCAGGCCGTCCGTCCAGCGCGGCCAGCCCCTCCTCCACGTGTCGGAGCGCCTGCGCGTGGTCCCGGCGCAGCGTCGCCACCAGCCACCTGCTGCGCGACGCGTAGGCGGCCTCGCAGGCGTCACCGGCCGCGACCGCCTCGGCGCGCACCCGCTCGGCGTCGGCGTCGGCCTCGTCGAGGTCCGCCGCGGCGCTCCGGCGCAGCCCGGCCAGCAGGGCGTGGTGCCGGACGCGCCAGATGGCGGGCACGCCCCGTGCCCGGACGGCCCCCTCCAGGACCGCCAGGGCTCCCGCCGTGTCGCCCGCCCGGCGGCGTGCCAGTGCGAGCAGGTGCCGGGCCTCGGCGGCGTCCGCCGGGTCGGCGATCTCGACCAGGGCCTCGGCCACTTCTGCACCCGGGTCGCGCCCGAGGTGGAACAGGGCGCGGAGCAGCGACATCCACAGCGCCGCGCGCTCCGCCCCTCCGGCCGGGGTCGCGGCGAGCACCCGCCGCAGCAGGTCGACCGCGAGCAGCGGCGCGCGGTCGACCACCTCCTCGCGGTGGGTCACCAGCCACCGCGTGGTCCAGGCGTCGATCACCGAGGACTCCACCGTCAGGTGCTCCGCCACCCGGTCGGCGGGCGCGCCCGCCTCGGCGAGCGCCTGGGCGGCCTGTCGATGCAGTGCTACTCGCAGTGACTGCGGCACCCCCTTGTAGAGGGTCCATCGCACGAAGGGGTGACGGAAGGCGAGTAACCCGTCCGACTCGGCCACCAGGTGGGCCGCCACGGCCTCGTCCAGCGCGCGCAGCAGGTGCAACGGCAGCCGGCCCGTCACCGCGGCCAGTTCGCCCACGTCGAACCGCATGCCCAGCAGCGCGGCGGAACGCAGCACCGCGCGGGTGTCCTCGGACAGGTGCGCCAGGCTCTTCCCCACCCCGTTGCGCAGCTGGTAGACGCTGTCCGACAGCACGGTCTCGTCCACCTCCGCGACCCCGTCGACCACCCGCACGCAGCCGTCGCGCACCATCAGCTCGGCGATCTCCAGCGCGTACAGCGGGTTGCCCGCGGCGATGGCGGCCAGGGAGCGCAGCGCGGGACCGGACGAGGCGCCGACCACCGAGCCCACCAGTCGCTCGGCGTCCGCCGCCGACAGCGGCGCCGGTTCCAGCACCACGCCACCGCCCGCCACCACGCTGTCCCGCAGGTGGCCCACCCCCGCCCGGGAGCGGTCCGGCCTGGTGGCGCCGACCAGCAGCAGCGGCAGGTGCCCGGTGGCGCCGACGAGGCGGTCCCAGAACAGCAGGCTGGCGTCGTCGGCCCACTGGAGGCCGTCGAGCACGAGCACCAGCGGAGCGGTGGAGCACAGGTCCGCGACGAGCCCGAGCAACCGGTCCACCGGGGCCGTCCGGTTCCACCAGCGCTGCGCCGCCGGGTCGCGCAGCTGCCCGGCCAGGTCGGCGCGCCGCCGGTCGGCCGAGGACGACGTGACGTCCAGGGCCTCCAGTACGACCTGGAGCGGGAAGCGGGCGCTCAGCTCGTCGGTCGTGCCCCAGGCCACGTGGTGCGGTCTTCCCGTCGAGCCCGCCAGGGCGGTGACCAGCAGCGCGGTCTTCCCGACACCCGCC
This region of Saccharothrix longispora genomic DNA includes:
- a CDS encoding glycoside hydrolase family 16 protein, which gives rise to MFIAPKWLRRLNRRVARVNRQVARTWSGSVRRPAVVAVAVVTALAAGIGWAVVAGLGGDQAASAPAGVSARSEAPLPRAATSTPVPPASSSSAEPVPAPPPAPVVAPAGDPRSGGSPAPSGGEACGRFFDDFRYASSGDGRFTAAGWTARSESGGPGPRGARWSPGDITFPSVEGEQVAQLSASTDGTNAGTSQAELVQQERRFGHGTYASRVRFTDAPITGADGDHVMQAYLTITPLRGDDDPLYSQLSFTEYTPNGAWGGRDPLRSHASVHTIRSEPYEADQAVTSTPGGFGGWHTVVTQVGGGHVRYHVDGVLVADHVDDGKGRSVLPRQPMSLNYNLWFIDLEGHRGGVSTYVQQVDWTYYAQDELVAPADVQGQVAAHRAASSARVDTLRGGERTPPRCRS
- a CDS encoding SDR family NAD(P)-dependent oxidoreductase, which gives rise to MNDEAYRDKVALVTGAAHGIGAAVARRLAGGGARVVVADLDAEAGAAVADEIGGLFVPCDVRAAGDSAAAVEAAVEEFGGLDIACLNAGVVTGGDGGFDVEHYREVFAVNVDGVVYGVQAALPALRARGGGRIVAVASLAGLVPVPFDPFYGASKAAVVNYVRSLAPLIAHEGIRLNAFCPSFTDTTAIDGFRGFIRDAGLPVMEVATVVDAVESVLASPGTGEAWYVQSGRPSEPMAFASPPDPVPTA
- a CDS encoding BTAD domain-containing putative transcriptional regulator — protein: MSGRLRVEVLGPLRVWSDDREVPLGSNRQQAVFAVLTAHPNQVVSQRTLITGVWGSAVPASATGNLHTYLSGLRRALGPARDALVSGSDGYSLRLDRSALDSEVFERTRLEAERRYAAGDLPGAAALLDEALGLWSGEGYAGLRSPFAEQARRRLASLRLDAIRLRARARLESGEHGGLVAELTDLVRLHPLDESLRELLMLALHRGGRHAEALESFREARVALAREGLAPGQALRDLHQVVLSGPSALPAQGSLLRVQPSAVRLPPRGLVGRAAELEALGCALDDVLAGRGRAVWVEGEAGVGKTALLVTALAGSTGRPHHVAWGTTDELSARFPLQVVLEALDVTSSSADRRRADLAGQLRDPAAQRWWNRTAPVDRLLGLVADLCSTAPLVLVLDGLQWADDASLLFWDRLVGATGHLPLLLVGATRPDRSRAGVGHLRDSVVAGGGVVLEPAPLSAADAERLVGSVVGASSGPALRSLAAIAAGNPLYALEIAELMVRDGCVRVVDGVAEVDETVLSDSVYQLRNGVGKSLAHLSEDTRAVLRSAALLGMRFDVGELAAVTGRLPLHLLRALDEAVAAHLVAESDGLLAFRHPFVRWTLYKGVPQSLRVALHRQAAQALAEAGAPADRVAEHLTVESSVIDAWTTRWLVTHREEVVDRAPLLAVDLLRRVLAATPAGGAERAALWMSLLRALFHLGRDPGAEVAEALVEIADPADAAEARHLLALARRRAGDTAGALAVLEGAVRARGVPAIWRVRHHALLAGLRRSAAADLDEADADAERVRAEAVAAGDACEAAYASRSRWLVATLRRDHAQALRHVEEGLAALDGRPELVEARCDLLDNRAFTLQNLDRLDDAETALLEARTAVSHHGLSARMQVPFAVHHYWTGDWDRALVELSGVNREARGLTFDLVREPGPGTALLRGVSALISLHRDERANAAVHLDAVGAYARMTTAERESADFLLVAWALAAEQRDSLDEAVRVLSPLLRPEEAPLVLRHQWLPYLVRLALDADWGDVAREALEVCEEEAAREVLPARAAAAAAHCRGLLVGDPHVLLGVAGHYRSVGRAVELAAVLEDAAVLLARGSGADGASADTVLAEVDRLYRRFGATWDLRRCRDRVASSGG
- a CDS encoding type VII secretion system-associated protein, whose product is MEADADVENWFLLMDPSWEPQTEDEAPPLEAVVGLWPVKPDGALGPFRTNPGYLPSNPDSPADPMDAMLRLVISGDAEVEQFQLLMRDSLFDIAMNGDDRPLVMRSPDDVPCVVIATSEVHRLRVSSPDWRRIDLVELVNMLADDVDVLFNPGGPASVRLVGDFMRRALALSDEEAGATYQRFHGGQSLEVLPWEVPPVPGGRTATETTTEPEFATIAATAEPEFTTTEPAADESAPPTAVPRPEA